A portion of the Chloroflexia bacterium SDU3-3 genome contains these proteins:
- a CDS encoding glucosyl-3-phosphoglycerate synthase has translation MTIEHLPTPAHANGFIVLLPVIDPDEAIRLLPMAEALAEHHRGRIVAVRAMVVEPGTPMGETLAESRRLRAELDTIFAAKGASSIPFSSTVNVGHSLSEAFRSAAQEQHASLLLLGWHGERSSSERMFGPPIDDLLRQPPCDVIVARLAGLADWRRILLPVRGGPHTQLACDTALAIAESHDASITMLYASDPRQADNIAARESIQSLRTMPRVNRWLERAIPAEQAIVAEAPEHQVIVLGVTGRSGDPEAPTGPLADRILRQANTTVVLVRHRMEQSEEQAQQIWQRQRDLSATVDRWFAENTFSSAEFEDIQRLLALKQQQKITISLGLPALNEEETIGEILGVLKRTMMDEVPLLDEIVLIDSRSTDRTREIAEELGIPVHVHQDILPQYGAFMGKGEALWKSLYVLKGDIVAWIDTDIRNFHPRFVYGIIGPLLREPHLLYCKGFYRRPIQMGETISATGGGRVTELTARPLLNLFYPELSGMVQPLSGEYAARRSAIEAVPFFTGYGVETGLLIDLLQNHGLTSLAQADLQQRVHRNQELVPLSKMAFAITQVVMQRLEERQRVRLLEPINQSMKLIRPAEDEQFHLEVRQIRDHERPAMLSIPEYRKLRGMED, from the coding sequence ATGACCATCGAACACCTGCCCACCCCGGCCCATGCGAACGGCTTTATCGTGCTGCTGCCCGTGATCGACCCCGACGAGGCGATCCGCCTGCTGCCGATGGCCGAGGCGCTGGCCGAGCACCACCGCGGGCGGATCGTTGCCGTGCGCGCCATGGTTGTCGAGCCTGGCACGCCCATGGGCGAGACCCTGGCCGAGAGCCGCCGCCTGCGCGCCGAGCTTGATACGATCTTCGCCGCCAAGGGCGCGAGCTCCATCCCGTTTTCATCCACTGTGAATGTCGGCCACTCGCTCTCCGAGGCCTTCCGCAGCGCCGCCCAGGAGCAGCACGCCAGCCTGCTGCTGCTCGGCTGGCACGGCGAGCGCTCATCATCCGAGCGCATGTTCGGCCCGCCGATCGACGACCTGCTGCGCCAGCCGCCCTGCGATGTGATCGTGGCCCGCCTAGCTGGCCTAGCCGACTGGCGGCGCATCCTGCTGCCGGTGCGCGGCGGCCCCCACACCCAGCTGGCCTGCGACACCGCCCTAGCGATCGCCGAGAGCCACGACGCATCCATCACCATGCTCTACGCCAGCGACCCGCGCCAGGCCGACAACATCGCCGCCCGCGAGAGCATCCAGTCGCTGCGCACCATGCCGCGCGTCAATCGCTGGCTGGAGCGCGCCATCCCCGCCGAGCAGGCCATCGTGGCCGAGGCCCCCGAGCATCAGGTGATCGTGCTGGGCGTGACGGGCCGCAGCGGCGACCCCGAGGCCCCCACTGGCCCCCTGGCCGACCGCATCCTGCGCCAGGCCAACACCACCGTGGTGCTGGTGCGCCACCGCATGGAGCAGTCCGAGGAGCAGGCCCAGCAGATCTGGCAGCGCCAGCGCGATCTCTCGGCCACCGTGGACCGCTGGTTCGCCGAGAACACCTTCTCCAGCGCCGAGTTCGAGGACATCCAGCGCCTGCTGGCCCTCAAGCAGCAGCAGAAGATCACGATCAGCCTGGGCCTGCCCGCCCTGAACGAGGAGGAGACCATCGGCGAGATCCTGGGCGTGCTCAAGCGCACCATGATGGATGAGGTGCCCCTGCTCGACGAGATCGTGCTGATCGACAGCCGCTCGACCGACCGCACGCGCGAGATCGCCGAGGAGCTGGGTATCCCGGTCCACGTCCATCAGGACATCCTGCCGCAGTACGGCGCGTTTATGGGCAAGGGCGAGGCGCTCTGGAAGAGCCTCTACGTGCTGAAGGGCGATATCGTTGCCTGGATCGACACCGACATCCGCAACTTCCACCCGCGCTTTGTCTACGGTATCATCGGCCCGCTGCTGCGCGAGCCGCACCTGCTCTACTGCAAGGGCTTCTACCGCCGCCCCATCCAGATGGGCGAGACGATCTCGGCCACCGGCGGGGGCCGCGTGACCGAGCTGACCGCCCGCCCGCTGCTCAACCTGTTCTACCCCGAGCTGTCCGGCATGGTGCAGCCGCTCTCGGGCGAGTACGCCGCCCGCCGCAGCGCGATCGAGGCCGTGCCGTTTTTCACCGGCTACGGCGTAGAGACCGGGCTGCTGATCGACCTGCTGCAGAACCACGGCCTCACCTCGCTGGCCCAGGCCGATCTGCAGCAGCGCGTGCACCGCAACCAAGAGCTGGTGCCGCTCTCCAAGATGGCCTTCGCGATCACCCAGGTGGTGATGCAGCGCCTTGAGGAGCGCCAGCGCGTGCGCCTGCTGGAGCCGATCAACCAGAGTATGAAGCTCATCCGCCCCGCCGAGGACGAGCAGTTTCACCTTGAGGTGCGCCAGATCCGCGACCACGAGCGTCCCGCGATGCTTTCCATCCCCGAGTACCGAAAGCTGCGCGGCATGGAGGACTGA
- a CDS encoding glycosyltransferase: protein MAQIGILHYAGPPVVGGVEITMAAHARWLAAMGHSVRVIAGSGGEGGMGVETWLRPEFSSRGGLIELVNAELARGVRSAAYAALVDRIAGELADALAGLDVLMVHNVLTLQKNLALTAALHRLAAAGQAPRLLAWCHDFAWLDPLYTPELHAGEPWDLLRRPWPHTRYVVVSQDRRGMLAGLLGLPEDEITVVTPGVDLDALLKLEPETSALVRRLDLLHADPLLLLPARITRRKNIEAAVAITGALRAQGLAPRLVVTGPPGPHNPSNAAYLAQLQALRDATGDPASVVFLYESFCDAAGAPLPVSDAMLADFYRLADALLLPSRYEGFGIPVIEAGLVGMPIFASDIPPFHETAGDAALLFDLELPAHQVAERIAQAMRGDARLALRRRVRLAYTWEAIIRRDIEPLLA from the coding sequence ATGGCACAGATTGGCATACTGCACTACGCCGGCCCGCCGGTGGTCGGCGGGGTCGAGATCACGATGGCGGCGCACGCCCGCTGGCTGGCGGCCATGGGCCATAGCGTGCGCGTGATCGCGGGCAGCGGCGGGGAGGGCGGCATGGGCGTGGAGACATGGCTGCGCCCCGAGTTCTCCTCGCGCGGCGGCCTGATCGAGCTGGTGAACGCCGAGCTGGCCAGGGGCGTGCGCAGCGCGGCCTACGCCGCCCTGGTAGACCGCATTGCGGGCGAGCTGGCTGACGCGCTGGCGGGCCTGGATGTGCTGATGGTGCACAATGTGCTGACCCTGCAGAAGAACCTGGCGCTGACCGCCGCGCTGCACCGGCTGGCGGCGGCGGGCCAGGCCCCGCGCCTGCTGGCCTGGTGCCACGACTTCGCCTGGCTCGACCCGCTCTACACCCCCGAGCTGCACGCGGGCGAGCCGTGGGATCTGCTGCGCAGGCCCTGGCCGCACACGCGCTATGTGGTGGTCTCGCAGGATAGGCGGGGCATGCTGGCCGGGCTGCTGGGCCTGCCCGAGGACGAGATCACCGTGGTGACGCCAGGGGTGGATCTGGACGCGCTGCTGAAGCTGGAGCCGGAGACATCCGCGCTGGTGCGGCGGCTCGACCTGCTGCACGCCGACCCGCTGCTGCTGCTGCCCGCCCGCATCACCCGCCGCAAGAACATCGAGGCGGCGGTGGCGATCACCGGGGCGCTGCGGGCGCAGGGCCTGGCCCCCCGGCTGGTGGTTACCGGGCCGCCTGGCCCGCACAACCCTAGCAACGCCGCCTACCTGGCCCAGCTGCAGGCCCTGCGCGACGCTACCGGCGACCCCGCCTCGGTGGTGTTCCTCTACGAGTCGTTCTGCGACGCGGCGGGCGCGCCCCTGCCCGTGAGCGATGCGATGCTGGCCGACTTCTACCGCCTGGCCGACGCGCTGCTGCTGCCCAGCCGCTACGAGGGTTTTGGCATCCCCGTGATCGAGGCTGGCCTGGTGGGTATGCCGATCTTTGCCAGCGACATCCCACCCTTCCACGAGACGGCGGGCGACGCCGCCCTGCTGTTCGATCTTGAGCTGCCCGCCCACCAGGTGGCCGAGCGCATCGCCCAGGCCATGCGCGGCGACGCGCGGCTGGCCCTGCGGCGCAGGGTGCGCCTCGCGTACACCTGGGAGGCGATCATCCGCCGCGATATTGAACCCTTGCTTGCCTAG